The Osmia bicornis bicornis chromosome 12, iOsmBic2.1, whole genome shotgun sequence genome contains the following window.
ttaaataaattaaacgaatAAATCAGAATATGGGTAGAAACAATATGGCGTCGTACTAACGTATCCAACTCCACTAAATATGTACATTTTTACacaattgtattttttaaaccatTAGTTTCCTAAACTTTTGGAGCACTTAAACATTGGTTCTTCAAAACGAAATTTTGCCGCTGTTATATTCAATACTAATAAAAGAATGTTTTTGATTTCTTTGCTCTAACATCGTGATTTTGAATTACATGCAGTAGTGTATCATGTCATCTTTTATTGGGGTCACTGATATATgcaatataattaatatatgaaatatttatataatttaatgtaaaaataactaaaatagtattatttttttagGCGGGGACCACCTAGTCAAACATCTAGTGTAAGTGTAATCATTTATGAATGATAACAATTGCTGTTATCATGTAGTATACGCGAATAAtatcgaatgtaatattattttattttatttgaaatgaattttaacGGTTTAAGTCATATTTCATTGCTAATGCCTTTTCATTTCTTAGACCCACACTTTAGTACATAAACCTAAACGTTCACGAGCTTTGcgagaaattaaatatttaaggAGGACTGTACATTTAGTGATACCAaaacttcctttcgctcgttTAGTTAGATCAATTATTGTTGATTTATTTCCAACACTAGATGTTAAAAGGTAATGTTCTTAATTGTTGATTACTACAATTACCATTTCTAAACATTgtataaactttttttttaatgtttagAATACAATCAAGTGCAATTCAAGCATTGCACGAATCATCAGAAGCTTATATTGTTCAGTTCTTTGAAGATTGTGTGCTAGTGTCACGCCATGCAAAGCGTGTTACACTCATGATTAATGATGTGATTTTGTTAAGACGACTTAGGGGAAGAGATGATATTATAAAcagataatttaattttgtacagTGCATAGCAAATTTGTAATATATAGTTCATATTGTATTAATTCAGTATTAATGACATGCATTGTGTTATAATCTGACTGCCATGGACTCTGTTCTATCGATGTACaagattgtaattattaattatatttttatgtaaaagaGTAATGTCGAAAAAAGGCGGAAAACTGTAAATGACATAATAgaattaataaatgttatatCCTTGtacattttattgaataaaactTTATATCGAAAGAAAGTATGTAAAATCTTTAACACGTTAAGCCAATAATGTTTTgctgaataaaatttattttatgggAAACATTCAAActgttgataaaattattacgtTTACTTTACGAAACTTTggtaaaatatacatttcttGATTCTTAGGTAGGATCTTAGAATATTACAATGTCGAAGCTTCGTAAGGTTCACTTCGTACGGATTTGTTCGAACTTGCTATATACGTAAAGATAACAGttaaaacatttattaaacaataaaatggCGTAACTAATCGTTACAATTCTTATTATTTCATAGGGGTTAGCTGCCTTCACTCACGGTATACGTCGTAAGTGGAACATTACTTTATGATAATCCTAAAAAAAAACCGACTAAAAAATAGTATTACAAATAACAATGCTACCTACCTACATATTTATATACCTATATAATACAATTGAATAAGGAAATATAAAAGACACCTGAAAAAGCAGGCTAACTCTTTCGAATTCGTGTATATTTTGGAACAGTATGTCGTATTTCCTAATCCTGAATTTCTAAGAAGACACTTTGTTATAGGCACAGCATTAGTCACACTTTTATGCTGCCTGTCATTGTACAGAAGAGAAATTACGATAACACGTAATTTTACCATGGCGATGCTTTAGTTCTCTGCGTGTTCTTCAAATATCATATATACTCATCGTCTGGCAGAAATTTGATTTCAAGGGAAACGAGAAAATACCATTTATCAAAGCGAATTTGTACATACTGAAAATAATTGTCGCAGTAATACAGtagaaaaattgtttgaacGACAATCGAATATACACGATACTTGATCAGAACATTACAATTAACTGGAATCATCGCTGTCCGATCGACAATTTATCGATGCGCTTAAATTaacattgtaaaattaaataacaagtCTTTGTATCACCGTAACCAACAAACTAACAATATTTACTTTCGCATGAAAGACCGTACCTTGTTCACGCATTTGTCCATaaagtttttctttcttttcggCTCAGCTCCGGTTGGCAAAGAGAGCAACGAGCCTTGTTCTTTCGATTTAGGTTTAAACTCATTGGACGAAATGCTTTCGTCGGAATCTAGCCCCGCGCCACAGCTTCTTGTTTTGAGCAGTGTTGATTTATCGTTTCCCGTTACCATcagcaatttttctttcaactcTATATTACTATCACAAGGATCAACGTTCTCCGAGCTCGTCTGAGAATCCTCCTCCTTTCTATCATCCAGGTTCGAGTAAACACTCGACGGCTGTCCATCCTTTGATGGTCGTGTCGGTGAACCTTGCTCTTCAGAAGTTGAAGatgcttcttctttttgtaCAATATTAACCGTCTCTAATTTTGATTCTACAGCTGGTGCTTTTACTCGCTGTCTAGGAACTGGTACtggattttcatttttgttaatCTTAACAATCGATTCTGTATCTCTCTGTCGCGATTGCGTTTGAACAAGACTATCGTCACCTACTATTTTCCTATCAGAAAGCCTGTCCAAAGCTTCCTGAGATTCCTTAACATCGGTTTCATCACTTTCGTTGCTTTGCTTAGGCAACTCTTCAGTCTTCATGTCTGGTACTATACCATCTTCGTCCAGTAGGCCGTCCAAGCTTCTGGACCTTGGTCTCGTTGGCGTTTCCGTTTCTCTAACCGGTGAGACCGACTTCTTTTCATCTCGATCCAGCAGTTCCAACGAACGAGATCTAGCTGATGGGGAAGGAGGATGCCGAGGAGGTCTTCGTGGCACTGGACTTCCTCCAAGGTGCGTGTGGGTGAACTTCAATCGCGGAGACGTAGGCGGTAAACCCATTAACCAACGGGACGGACTCGATGATTTTCTAAGcctgtaatttttttaatgaaacatttaGGATCACTTATTTATAGATACATCTATTTTGCACAGACACATACAGCAATCATGCAATTTTCGTTTCTCAGGTTGGACACGATTAGACCTGTGACGATTGTGCTGGGAAAGAATAAATTAGGAGATAGAAATATggaagggaagaaaaataCGTCCAGGATCTCCTAGTGCATTCACAACTGAGGCAAAGGTTTGTGCCTTAAACACGAGGGTGGATACAGTTAACACGGAGAGTGTATACACGAGGAACCGATACATTTTGAAACAGCCTGTATAATCGAATAGATAAgctaatttctttttatttaatagtaCCCATGCGCAAATTCTAAAGCTATCCGAACATAGACTCATAATGTATGGTAAGAAATCGATgcgataaaattattaacatttgaaattgaatttcttaaCTCACGATTTCGTACCATACAATAATAACACCGATCCAAGCAAACAACATGGAGAACGATTTACGATATAGGACACTGATAACTGACACCAATTTAAcacgaataataaaattgaatctCATCGACTGACCTAGTCATGATCGATTGTCTTTAGCGTGATTGTTAATCCTGGCTGcatgaaaacaaaaatattgtgttaaaCGTTGAACCGAAAATTTTAGTATATGTAGATGTTCATTAGTTAATCGAGTATGTAGATTATCTTCGCTGGTTAACTAATGATTACCTGCTCAGTATGGCTGTGGGCGGGCCCTCTAGTCAATCTCGCCCACCTGTTGAATCTTTGTCGCTACCCCTGCTCTCGTTACTGTGCATACGTTGGTAATTCGGTGGTTGTCGAATGGTCGTGTTACCCGGTGTATTAGGTTGTGTCACGTCTTTGGTTGCGATACTCCTTGGAATATCCGACCTGACTGGTATCTCACCTCGCATAAACCTGTaaattagattttttttttactctgTTAAATCTTTGCCCTGAACTCTGAGTGGAAAACTTATTATCTGGTGAGAATTTCTATGCTCACCTTTCAAGCTTGTCTACGCATGCATCCTGGTAGTCGTGAATCCACCGTACACCGTTAAAGTGACAAACTGCTCGCATGTCTTCGGGAAGTTCTTCAGGCTCTGGCCACTGGAAATTGTCTATGATGGGAATTATATTACACTGTGACTGTAGAGCTGCTACGATCTCCTGTAAATACCATAAAACATCATAGAAAATGATTTCTCAGAATGAGCAGAGAAAAATGATAGCACAACACCTACCCTATGAACCCAGTCTTTACATTCAGTGTCCTGTATACACCTTTCCAAAGCCTTGGGCGTTAGCACAAGGAGGAAGTGTTTCGCCTGTCTAATGCTCTGCAACAGATTATTATCGAATTTCCCAGCCTCTAGCCTCTCGACATCGATGAACACAGAGAAACCGCGCAACTGCAAATGGACTTTCAGTAAACTGGCCAACTGTGATCCATTCGATCTTCTATAACTAACGAACACGTCCAACGATTTGTCAGGTGATTCGTCCTCGCACGAACCCAACTGATTGTGCTGCATATTTTTAATGGCGTCCAGTATCCTTAACCGATGAATACTGTTCGTGATCCCGCATTCGGTCTGAAGTTGATCTTCCGACAGATTTCTGATCGAGTCCTTGTCAACGCCAGCGTTGAGCATACTGTACGTGTAAATCGAGAACTCTTGACCGATAGACTGGAGGAAACTGTTCAGGTTTCCTGTATCTCGACTACTGTAATCAGCCATCTTCTTCAAGTTCTGTAATTCTCTGGTGAACCGTCTCCTTCTGATTCCATTTGTAAGTCCAATATCTTCCTTGAGATTCTCCTCGGTCAGTTGTAGCAAGAGATCACCGTCCACCCTACTCTCCACGAAGTTGTGCGCGCACTCTGCGAAGCCAATTTGTTTCACCCACTCCCTGACATCCTCCGTGGACCAGAGAGGTACCTGTTGACTAAGTTTGTGGGGTATCTCCTCGCCGATCAGCCGCAGTGCTTGAGCTGCGTATTTGGAGGCGACGGCGTTGGGACAACTGGCTACTTTTTTCAGAGGTTCGATGGCCCCGATCGCACGGAATATCTCTGTGTTACCCTGTTGCTTCTTGATGCCCGCTTCCATGCAAAAGTGGAAGGCGGCCAGGTTCCTGGCTTCCTCTCTCTTCGAGCTCAACACCGGTACCAACCTCTCTAGCCAGTTCTTACTCTGGCCATGAGCGTGCGCCAGATTGGACTTGGCGAACTCGTAAGGATTGTGCGAGGTGACGAACGGCTCGACCAGATCCAAGGTACCCGACTTCAGCACCGCGGCTTCTATTTCTTTGTTGGCTACCAGTACCGCGATCGCCAGACATGCATAGTACTTGATGTTATCGTCGTTGTGAAAAGCCAGAGGGAACAACCACATAGGTACCTTCCTTTTGATCATCGCCTCCTGGTTCTCTGCACCACCGTACAGGGACAGGTTCGCCAAAGCACCAGCGCAGTGTCTCAACGTTTCGATGTCGTTCTTTCTACATTCGAAGAGTACAGCGTCCAAACCGCCCAGCCTGATCACGTCGCTGCAGGTGCCTTCGCTGTGCTTAAACAAATGTTCCAAGATACCGGTGCCTACCCTGGAATGATCCACCGAGTTCGCGTTCTTCGTACAGACACAAGCGACGTTCACCACCTTCTCCAAACCGTGTTCCACCACGTGCGCCCTGTTCTCGGTGGTCAGACATTGTTCGAGCAATCTGGCCGAGGAGAATTGTAATTCCTGATCGCTGGCCACGCAGTTCGAcatgaggagatcgaggccaCCTCTCGTTCTCAAGGTGTTGCACAAGGTGTAACCTAACTCATGGCCGTGAGTAGGCACTGCCCAAGCCTTCCTGATGATCTCGTTCACTCTGTTCAAAAGCAACGGAGCTTTCCCGTTTTTCCCATCGTTCGCCTTCAAACGTTCGACAAAACTGTCGAGGAAGTTGGAGTATTTCGTGATGGCCCGATCGACGTCCTGCGGATTCGATTTCGAACATAGAAGATCCAGATCGTCCAGGGGTAAAGATAGGAGTTCATCCTCGGCTGGCCTCATGCCGTTCATCAACTGATTCACCGCACTTGCCGCACTAATCATCGACGACTTCGAGGCAACTCCGTTTGAAGCAATCGTGATACTCGACTGCGAGCTGGTACTCAACATGTGTTTCTCCTGGTTGAAGATACCGGTCGAGGTGACCGTTTGTTTTTGATGTTGCGCCGCCACGGCTTTCTGTAATTGGagaataaacaattttgcaAATCTTAATAGAGCGATTCATTTTCCCATCAATTTTTATCGCGAAGAgacgaaattgaaaaatttgcaatataGATTTTTCGAGGAACATTTAAAAATGCTTTCGCGAACAACGAACGTtctacaaataaatattcCGATATAACCATCTCCGatctatttttaaaattccatcGAAAAGCGTAGACGGCGCGTGTaaagaggaaaaattgaaGGAACAATTGATCGCGATATAAAATCGCAAACTGCTTCGTAAGCTGGTGAACATTAAGGGTGATCAATCTTGGAAAGAGGAATTCTAGGTTGGCGCCAAGGCTCGCGGCATGCCGGATAGAATTATCTCGCGTCTATGTCACGTCCGGTATCTTCATTATTTCTGTATCACTACGTAACGCGTTAAATATGATTTGCATTGCCTCGTCGAACGAAACCAAAAACGGTTGATACGCATGAATGTTCCACCTCTGATGTCTGTTCCGCTAATTGATCGAGTCTACATCGGTCGACGTGCAACAGGTGtgaaaaaagatgaaaaaaaacCGTGCACAGTTCATCGAGATGACATTTGAAAGGATTCGCAGGATGGAGAAAACGAAGGAAGACGCGATAAAAAGTCGGGTACCATTCTCGAATCGAGACTCCACTTCCGCATCATCAACCTTCTTGGCTGTTCTGTTTGCTGTTCGCGAGGAAAGAAGACTGAACGGTGCCGGCAATCTGGTCGACGTTTAAATCCGTGGATCCCACTTTTCGCTTATACAAACTCGTTTCTCCTGTTCGTATATAAATGCGATGGGCGCGGATGTAGGTGTGCCAAAGCACCGCAAACGCACGAGATCTCGTGTCGGGGTGGGAGCAGATTTTTATGCTTCGCACGAGTATATTGGTACACAGCCAACACGTACGAATTTCAACCCTTTCTATCGTGTCTTTCCGGCGCAGGTGACATTTATTACCCGTAAACTAGGCAGAGGTCAGGGCAGGGAATGTAAGGAACGTGGGGCATTTCAGAGAGAAATGGCAATGGTAATCTCTATTCGGGACTCTCTGAATGACGATCTTCCGGTCTTCTCTAAGGGACAAATTGTTGCAACCCGTTTCTCTCACCTTTTCCGAACTGAAGGAATCACTCTGCAGCTTCATCGTGGACGCTGCCATGTTATTGCTCTCTTGGTGCGAGAGATCGCCAGCTTTCAAGCTTCTCTGTTCCtgaaattcagaaaaatataaacgTGTAATGCCTTTCACAATACTTTCAGTCACTTTCACTACCTTCATCAGAAATGTCACACAACTCCGCAACAATCGTCGCGATAGATAAGATACACAAACGACTGTTAAATTATGATTAATTCGTCGTAAACACCGATTGTTTCTTTCCGAAACAGGTGTTCAAGACGGTAGAAATGCCGAAGAGGAGACGTTCGAAGACTTTCCGCGACAGAGTTCCATAACAGTCTGGCCTGTCGAAAGCTCATCGGTCTCGGCTCGACCTTTCCTCTTCAGCTTCTGACGTATTTCTCTAAATATAATCCGAGCGTGTCGTCACGAGCCGCATTTTGTTCTCCCTGTCGTCGCGAGATGATATCCGCCTCCTCTTTGCCTCCTTGCCTCTTTGCCACCTTGCAATAAACACGCTTATTCTCCCACCGCATCGTTTCGCTCGGTCCCCACGTGGCGAACCGCTCGCTCCGAGCGGACTTTACACGCGCGGATAATTGCGTTACTATCGCGCCGACTAACTATACCGGTGCCGCGCGTGGAAACACGATTCGTTGCTTTCTTCTTccatttgtttatttaaaaagcgACGAGAAACTTCGATTATTTTGAGAACAGAGGAAAATTTCGAATCGCGTATTtcgtttctttaattattcgtTCTCCGACGCGTGCTCCGTTACCAGAATTTTACCAGCCGAGAGTCGATAAACAAATTCCAGAAATTTCAATCTATTCGTCCCTATCAACATCCAGATATTTCTACGATCGTTTGCGTCAATAGTCGACTGAATGGAGCTcgagtaaaaataaaattcgttCAAGTTTTCTGATTTATATTTTCGTACCTACGTTCCACTATTCTACTACGTATTCATCGAACATAATTCTTCTTAAAAAACAATCCCTGCATTCTCTCATCTCGAATAAGCATTTGTTTATCAAACTCCAGTATGCTATCTTGTTTGTTCCTCGAATCGAAGAAAATCGAAAAACAAGACTctcaagagagagagagagagagagagagatttCGCTGAAAATATCCTACCTTCCTTCGCGAAT
Protein-coding sequences here:
- the LOC114879130 gene encoding histone H3.3-like, with protein sequence MLEVVRSELRIIKMVRRKPDARRGPPSQTSSTHTLVHKPKRSRALREIKYLRRTVHLVIPKLPFARLVRSIIVDLFPTLDVKRIQSSAIQALHESSEAYIVQFFEDCVLVSRHAKRVTLMINDVILLRRLRGRDDIINR